In one Arachis duranensis cultivar V14167 chromosome 9, aradu.V14167.gnm2.J7QH, whole genome shotgun sequence genomic region, the following are encoded:
- the LOC107465925 gene encoding uncharacterized protein LOC107465925 codes for MRAVASFNVKSFAELVNKSRVVEDRTRKNATTSTGCCGYHNRGRGARSFATRHQNFNRGGYAQQRQHGRATFQGNNNNKHQGRRYRKQPQNDLTFMRNGSFHTNTPCKAGLGHCYSCRGAGHEKANRNAGRAQQQGHAYDITADDAAKSDTLIRGKCEIGCKVLTALYDIGASHSFIDFDKAAELGLKVLTLSFYLHVHTLASKTVVTKLGYQGVPFRWKTKNLFMILSICQ; via the coding sequence ATGCGAGCTGTAGCGTCTTTTAATGTTAAGAGTTTTGCGGAGTTGGTAAACAAGAGTCGTGTGGTGGAGGATCGCACTAGGAAGAATGCGACTACAAGTACTGGCTGTTGTGGTTACCACAATCGAGGAAGAGGTGCAAGATCCTTTGCTACAAGGCATCAAAACTTCAATAGAGGAGGATATGCTCAGCAACGTCAACATGGCCGAGCTACTTTCCAagggaacaacaacaacaaacatCAAGGAAGGAGATACAGGAAACAACCTCAAAATGATTTGACTTTCATGAGGAATGGAAGTTTTCACACGAACACTCCATGTAAAGCTGGATTAGGACATTGTTATAGTTGTAGAGGAGCTGGTCACGAGAAAGCCAACCGGAATGCTGGGAGAGCACAACAACAAGGCCATGCGTATGATATAACGGCGGATGATGCTGCTAAGTCGGATACTTTGATTAGAGGTAAATGCGAAATTGGTTGTAAAGTGTTAACTGCATTATATGATATTGGGGCATCTCATTCATTCATAGATTTTGATAAAGCTGCTGAATTAGGGTTAAAGGTGTTGACATTGTCATTTTATTTGCATGTCCATACTCTTGCTTCTAAAACTGTGGTGACTAAATTAGGCTACCAAGGAGTTCCTTTTAGGTGGAAAACTAAGAATTTGTTCATGATTTTATCTATTTGCCAGTGA